A portion of the Lampris incognitus isolate fLamInc1 chromosome 9, fLamInc1.hap2, whole genome shotgun sequence genome contains these proteins:
- the themis2 gene encoding protein THEMIS2, with protein sequence MAGTATAMPLQQLIASFDKTQLPKILEVCSGVYYQGSVYELSGTEMCLSTGDLIKVIDTELSSVTCEDNSNNDKFELPINYRGLFKMVPEDIPYSTVEEMLSLRPAGLGSWLPFTFTSHCEVSVDSITLEARTKVTVLSVEQVEGHEGRVRCHVKGHQGALVEVMIPFSCRGEFYECESNDVFTLKEIMSSPYMCTRRFCLTNATTHNQPLVLSPVYQVQAIMHLRKTVVKFSSNLEVDVVDVTERCKEMNFISPLTLGEVLSQPDEVFPTMAEVLENPENHALFCTSWLPKIRKGCQLVLHSKGNSAMVLASSRKGRKAQQFFLISQQYNGQFKKSPREFKSVYELYVAFAGTPGLTVSVTSNIEEQEEDGIPILSVGDQLEVVRCEKAKSACGDSKGQKQTTEVLVCRLLQDLDENDDEEEEVEKDESEELSLPLYMQCHFVEKISDKKKYRLKDLVKKLTLPVNVKVVSRESKSETDPLCGLTSLRLEEATLEPNIQASLPNSLQHCFGIPARWLSMTIFLTKDPLPWPKEQPPKCQVESVTEVTQSFYYEFCKRTSSGDLPPPLPPKPNQFTSSNPSKKASSKPSKKKSPERETPEHPPDSTRSNLLIKHLHNMSITYKKRPLAPPPPVNITHGELYKKLKSFDYFCIVPLNVVWQQLLKKPCLSLMQV encoded by the exons ATGGCAGGCACAGCGACTGCTATGCCACTACAACAACTCATAGCATCGTTTGATAAAACTCAGCTGCCAAAAATTCTAGAGGTTTGCTCAGGGGTTTACTATCAAG GATCAGTATATGAGCTCTCTGGGACCGAAATGTGCTTGTCCACTGGGGACCTAATTAAAGTTATTGATACTGAGTTATCATCAGTCACCTGTGAAGACAATAGCAACAATGACAAGTTTGAACTCCCTATCAACTACAGAG GCTTGTTCAAGATGGTTCCAGAGGACATACCTTACAGCACAGTGGAGGAAATGCTGAGTCTAAGGCCAGCGGGCCTGGGCTCCTGGCTCCCTTTCACTTTCACCAGCCACTGTGAGGTGAGCGTCGACAGCATCACTCTGGAAGCCAGGACAAAGGTGACTGTGCTCTCCGTCGAGCAGGTTGAGGGGCACGAGGGCCGGGTGCGCTGCCACGTAAAAGGACATCAAGGAGCTTTGGTGGAAGTGATGATACCCTTTTCCTGCCGAGGGGAGTTCTACGAATGTGAGAGTAATGACGTTTTCACCCTCAAGGAGATCATGTCCTCACCCTACATGTGTACCCGTAGATTCTGCCTGACCAATGCCACCACGCACAATCAGCCGCTTGTCCTCAGCCCTGTATACCAGGTGCAGGCCATAATGCACT TAAGGAAGACTGTAGTGAAGTTCTCCTCCAACTTAGAAGTGGATGTGGTTGATGTGACTGAGCGGTGTAAGGAAATGAACTTCATTAGTCCGTTAACTTTGGGAGAGGTCCTCTCTCAGCCAGATGAAGTCTTTCCCACCATGGCAGAGGTACTGGAAAACCCAGAGAACCACGCTTTGTTTTGCACCAGCTGGCTGCCGAAAATTAGAAAGGGCTGCCAACTGGTCCTCCACAGTAAAGGAAACTCAGCTATGGTCCTGGCCTCCAGCAGGAAGGGTCGGAAGGCACAGCAGTTCTTCCTGATATCTCAGCAGTACAATGGACAATTTAAGAAGAGTCCAAGGGAGTTCAAATCGGTGTATGAGCTCTATGTTGCTTTTGCCGGGACACCAGGTCTCACTGTTAGTGTAACAAGCAACatcgaggagcaggaggaggatggCATACCTATCCTCAGTGTGGGGGACCAGCTGGAGGTTGTACGCTGTGAAAAGGCGAAGTCCGCTTGTGGAGATAGCAAAGGACAGAAGCAGACCACTGAGGTCCTAGTTTGTCGGCTCCTCCAAGACCTGGATGAGaatgatgatgaagaggaggaagtcGAGAAGGATGAGAGTGAAGAACTTAGTCTGCCGCTGTACATGCAGTGTCACTTTGTTGAAAAGATAAGCGATAAAAAGAAATACAGACTGAAGGACCTGGTTAAAAAATTAACTCTGCCGGTAAATGTTAAGGTGGTGAGTCGTGAATCAAAATCGGAGACGGATCCTTTGTGTGGGCTCACATCGCTCAGACTAGAGGAAGCAACTTTAGAGCCCAACATTCAGGCGAGCCTTCCAAACAGCCTACAGCATTGCTTTGGGATCCCCGCCCGCTGGCTCTCTATGACCATTTTTTTAACCAAAGATCCCCTGCCATGGCCTAAGGAGCAACCACCAAAGTGTCAAGTGGAAAGCGTGACTGAGGTGACACAGTCATTCTATTATGAGTTCTGCAAGCGGACTTCCTCAGGTGACCTTCCACCCCCACTACCACCAAAGCCAAATCAATTCACATCTTCAAACCCTTCAAAGAAAGCTTCGTCAAAGCCTTCCAAGAAAAAGTCACCTGAGAGGGAAACTCCTGAACACCCTCCAGATTCTACGAGAAGTAACTTATTGATAAAACATTTGCACAACATGTCCATTACCTACAAAAAGAGGCCACTCGCTCCCCCACCACCGGTAAATATTACCCATGGGGAACTCTATAAGAAGTTGAAGAGCTTTGATTATTTTTGCATAGTCCCCCTCAATGTTGTGTGGCAACAGCTCTTGAAAAAGCCTTGTCTAAGCTTAATGCAAGTATAG